The Raphanus sativus cultivar WK10039 chromosome 2, ASM80110v3, whole genome shotgun sequence DNA segment ATATAGAGATTTCGTTTCAAGGCCTTGTAATTATGGGCCGTAGCAAAAGGCCCATACGGCCCAAACTTACGAAATACTCAAAAACTTAAATTGTCTTGCAAAGTACGGTTCAGACAAAGGAGAAACTTGTGGAACAATAAACACATCAATGAGTATAAAGACAATGAAAATGACAATTCCTTTTGGATTTCTTTATGTCTAAACCTTCCAAGTTTCTTCAGACAAGTACATAGAGAACATTAGATCTTTCTTTTACTTTATTAACCATTATTGTTCACTCGGCTTTATTCTTAGACATACATCACTAGTGTACCTAATACTAGAAccatagttttttttctctataaggCCATAGAATGGCATGATCATTACTCTGTTGTGTTTCTTAACTTGTTAAAGAAGGAAAGAATCTCCTCTGAGACTCGTTCAGACTTCTCCTGCTGGATAAAATGATGACCATCCTCAATAACAACAACCTCAAGATTAGGTACAATACTCTTGAACATCTCTCCCTTCACATACTTAATCGTTCCATTGGCTCCTTCATTTCCAATATCTTTGTCTCCCGCAATGAACTTTGTCGGAACAACGATCTTGTACCCTTGCCACGGCGCCAGTATCTCCCAGTTCCTATAATTTCCTCACACTTTCAATACTCAGCAAATGACTCTATCGACCGAAAGAAGTGAAACTTACAAATCCATGGCTCTGTAGTAATTCAATGGGCCTGTGAATCCAGACTTTTGAAACTTGTCTGCATAAACCTGAATCTCTTCTTCAGTTATCCAATCTGGAAGCGTCGATGGAACCTCAAGATCATCGATGATCTCTGTATCAGGAGGAGCCACCAAGAAATCTGTTCTTGTTAGCAGCAAGAACTTCTTCATAACTGTCGAGCAATCATGCTTGGCAAATGAAGCCTCAGCTCTTCCAGGTTCCTTGTAAAGACAGAACAGAGGAACTGAATCAAACGATGACAATAGAAACGCCACAAATCTTGAAAGtactttttgtttaaatttttaactacCTGAAACTGAGTGATGTATAACCCATCTCCAAAGCTTTTGAGTAAGTCGGAAGGTTTGAGATTTGGATCTCTCGGAGAATATGGAACAGAGAGGCTTATGAAACCTTTGACTCTGTCTGGTCTAAACAAGCATAGAGTCCAACCTATGATGGCTCCCCAGTCATGTCCAGCCACAAAAGCCTATAACAGTGATAaacgtaaacctttttttttcatatattgaTCTAAATCTAACCGTTGGAATCTTGATAAGATGAGAGATCAGTTTCACCTGAGCAGTGCCGTAGTGATCGAGCAAACCGATAACATCAGCTACGAGGTGGCTCACAGTGTAAGACTCGTGGCTCGGAGGAGAATCGGAGTCGGCATAGCCTCTGAGATCTGGAGCAACTACGTGGTAGCAATGGCTTGACAAGAAATCGATCTGGTGACGCCACGAGAACCATGTCTCAGGAAAGCCATGGAGTAACAGAATCAAAGGCCCTCTGTTGTCTCCTTTCTCAGCCACATTTAACCAAACCCCGTTGGTCTTGATCTTCTTTTCTCTCACCTCGCTTGTCATGATTCTTGATTTGATTTGAGAGAGAGGAAAAATCAACGACCAAGTGAGACTTTTATTACCAGAGTTCAGATTttgattgttgagtgaggcatTGAAATGGAGAACAATGGATGTACACGTGGAGGAGAAAGAGACAATCTAAGCCTCTAGTTTGGTTACACGTGTTGGTCGCCTGTCTTAATTCAGAaatcttgtatttttttaattacaaaattgaaatttccatttaaacttttatttagtCAATTATATGTATTTCATCAATTCATGTATCTTGTGTTATTGGATTTATGTATTTGAAactatacttataaaatattttaaatttcagtaTTATTCAATTCTCTATTTTTCCAATTCAGTTAAATATTTGTGTTATTAATACAATAGATTTGGAAATATAGTGTAtgttatcaatttaaaaatatattatcgttttgacaaacaacaaaaatatataatttgttgtAGGGAGAATGAAAGgaacaaattatttttgtatttcaatATAGTTTTATCTCTACAATTCATATAGTGATATAAAAATAGTTACTTATTATTCCCCCTTTGAAATGACTTTTTCTATTGGTGTGATATGAAAATGATTTtgatttattacttttattagGAAAAATTGTTCCTTCTTTGtgcattttataaaaatattcaaaaggtTCATAAATTTTAAAGGAATTGTCTTCtatcaaatttaattatattcttttaaaatgaaaaaataatataaatacattaaaatcttcattaaatcatttaaaatatttgaaaatcaaTTATTCATGTTTTTGATTGAACATTTCATaatcaattaaaaattttgaatccaACACTACGAAGATGTGCTGGGAGAATTGGGAATAGTCGTATATTTTCTTTGctcaaaattttttaaaactctcTATTAGTCGTATCTTCTCAGCCGAGTTCGATGGACCACTTCATCCGTTGAGTTGTAGCTGAATATAATGGAAATAAAGAAATTAAAGTCATATAATTGGTTTTAGaaccatataattttaatttttattttttgtgaagAAATTTTATCAAAAGATCATACAAGTACACTGAATCTCGCAAAATTCACTATCTAAAAGATATGTaataagaataatatattttcaaatttattttataattacaaGTTTAATAACACCattttaaatatcttaaaatacatatatatatatatatatatatatatatatctgacaCTGTAATTAATTAACTCATACTCCATATTTCGCAACATTTGATTTGTCATTTTTTACTTTGGAATTTAGCATTTTGATTGTGACTTTAACTATTTAAAGTGCTAAAACTTAAACAACATAAACAACATAGATTTcgattttcaagaaaaaaattaggaaaaatTATTATATGCTCATTTTTAAAAGGTAGACATGGTTAATTCAGATTCAAGAAAGAACAAGGATTTCAGTGCTTATGGGCATATGTTAATTCATACATAGGCATGTCTGCAAAAATCGGAAAGAATCAACGCACTCTATTGTGAGACAATGAGACAGATCAATGCTATGAAAAGCAGACCAAAGAATACACAGTACACACAAAGACCTTGCAGTCAAAACAAGCGAGATGATGTAATGTTTTTTATATTACAACAGTCTTGGTCTGTCCCATTACGACAAGAAAGTTCCCAGCCATATCAACCATACATGGTCTATATAACCTTCATAACCCGATCCTTGGATCACAAATATAATGACTACAGCTGGATCAATTTCTTGAAACAATACGTTCCCATGATGAACCAACCCGTAAGCAAAAACGCTAGAACACAACAGGAAGCTATGAATGTCCAGCCACCCAGTAACATTCCAATAGCGTAGATTATGACTGTAGGCAGCAAGGACTTGACCATCGCCGTTTTGCTCACCCAACGTCCCTTGAGGAACACTAGCGCCGCGAGGTTCACCACGTTCCATCCACCTGATCTTATCGCTAGACGGTTCAGGTTGTTGGCCACAAAGGAATGACAGTTGCATGTCAATATGTTATAAGCATAGTGTTGGTACTCTTGTGTGCCTTTTCTCAGTGCATCATCCCATGTTGGCTCTTTCTCATGAGTGCCTCCTTCCTCACTGAACAAACATGAGCCGGAAGAAAGAGATGATTCCTAATCAAAGCCAATCCCCAGTTGTTAGATTGCAGCAAATGAAAACAGAACGAAAGGCAAACAACTTGCAATAACATTACCTTAGCCTTGTTGATCTGGATGTAACGAGACACAGCTCCAAAAGCAAAATTGTCAACACAGACGAAGTTAGGTCCAGCGAAGTCGAGAATGACACCGTCTTCTCTGCAAATACCAACGTGGCCGATGAAGGGAACCAGCCATGTAACGAAGGGGAGAGGCGTCCAGACGATGCAGCATGGGAAACGATCTCTCCCGGGATCAATCCTCATGGGATCTTCAAAACCGAGCATGATGCCACCATGTTCAGGATCCGTTGTTGTCTCTCCCATTTTCCAAGTCCAAGTGCGCTTCGTTACTCTGATTCTCTGTTCTtttaaacaacaacaaagaaaaagcACCCAAAATGCATCATCTTGACATGTACTAAGTGAACTCTATAGTTACAGCGAAACAATGTTTTGGtttcttaataatatatatacaatgaaaaCTGAATACAAGGTCCAAAACCTGAGAAATGTTATCAAAATTGATATTAAACTTGTGAAAAAATGCATTGATTCATTCGATGAATCCCTAGATAATGGCGGATGAGTAAACAAAGAAGATCCATTCTAGATTCACATTCCGGCGACTAGCAACATCTAAGCATCTCATAGACTGTCAGTTCTGATACGAATACATCAAAGCGTACCAATTTAAGCGGAGGAGACGACGATGATAGCTCCGATCTTACATGAACTACACAAAAGACTGATTCTCCTTCGTTGAGGCGAGAAACGGCGACCAATGATTCGTCACTGCCTGggaaagtttatttttttcttttgctttagGAGGAACGATGGCTAGTGAACATGTTTGGCTACTTGGTTTAAAGTAATCCTCTCCGGGAATTATCCATCCCTACCCGAGAAAATAGACGACATAGCGTTCGGTCTAGTATGAAAAAAACGGCAGGCCGTTTAATTATCTAAAACGTCGAATGTATACCACGTCGTTTTCCGACGAATACTCACAGAGTGGCAGTACCGGCTTTTAAGGGTCTGCGCCTCTGCGGAGAGTGCATTTGCACCGGGTCCCATACccttaattaatttttctttcatattttaggatccaatttttgataaaattgtaaattaggACCAAAATTTAAcggaaaataatatatattccaTATATTTCATATCATGACACTAGGTCCAAATCATTTTTTAGGTTGGGGTGACCGGGAGATTCTGCTCCTCTACTTTCTCTCTCGCTATGGGAAAATAGCTAAGGACATGCAAATCTACCGCTGGTTGACACAGAGATGAGGAAATCTTGTGCAAGTCTCTTTCTATTGGTAAATGGCAAAATTAAAAATGTCATTGTTCGGATAGCTATAAACAAATTAGTTATCAAAGAATgtgaaaaacataatttcttcAAGGAGACACAACAAAATTTTTAGGTCGCTTATGATCTTGTGGTTGAGTTAAGTTTAGCTTAGGTTTTTCTTGTTGGTTATAAGTTGATCTTActtgtttttactcttttttgCCAAGTAAGGTCAGATTTGTAGAGCTATGCTTTGTGTAAACTCTCTTTTCattttatgatatttacaagttagcaaaaaaaaaaaaaaatgtgaatgCAAATGTAACGAGGAACGTAGAAGGTGACGGAAAAAGCATATTTCTAATAAAGGCATGCAAAAGGGGTTCACGAGATAGGTTAATATGGTCACTACTctattttttctcctttttttagCCTTTCGTACCCCTTCAGTTATTTATAATGAACTTTATTTATCATGTTTATTAAACTGATCAATTGTTgagaaagcaaagaaagaaaactGTAGTTGTCGAGACAAACAAACATCAATTGTCATATAGATGGTGATTGGTGAGTATAATGAAATTATATCCAATCCACCCCTGAAATTTATCAATATAATTACAAACCTCTGTTTATCAACGTTTGTAGTGGCGGACGCAGTAACTAACGTACGGGGTCAAGTGACCCCGTctaatttttagttttctttagtAAATACTATAAAGTCTATAAAAGTGCCCCCTGAAAATGGTGTGAAGAAAATTTGTGTGCCCccaactatatttatttttagatccGCCCGTATGCATATGTATTGTAGAACCCATAGCCAATAGTCTAGACGAAGAAGACAACAACCGTAGAGTTTCTGGTCTGAGAAACATTTAAGTAAATAACACGCATGtgtttgatttatatatgttcTAGTAATTGATCTAGCTATAGGGTTTTAAAATTCCTTAGATGGAACAATAAGAACAATTACATAATGATGCAGAAAACTAGTGGTCCTTTTATTGCACCCTCTGTGTTTTCAACTTTGATCCACACCCTTGGTTTCTAGCGTGGGGACTTGTTATCAGCCACCATCAGACTCGATCGTCCACCTTTGCCGTATTTTTCCACATTGTATGGTCCAGCCCCTTTAGGTCAATCTTACCGGTTGGTTTAACTTTGTTGGCCAAATTGATCTTGCTTGGTTTGGCTTGGTATTTTCTGTTATTGACGAAAACTCatcactattttattttttgataaactCTATCACTGATCCGGTCGGctttgaaaaaaacatatttagtaCTAAACAGTAGACTATTACGAAAATGTATCACATTGTCTGATCCAAATTTGGAATGTCTTCCAACTATATCGGAATATATCGATCATCTGTTACGTACCACCAGGTAAATCATTTTGATTGAAATCCAAGTCCATACTATCAACTAGTGGTAATTTAGCCAACTCATCACTGTTAAGCCGTATATATACAGCATATACCCATCCTCGAGATACCTAAACAACAAGATGCAAACAAACAGCCGTAAATGCTCTACAAATATATAGTCAAATAAGCAAATTTGTGTTTCAATTGCAATCATGTCTATACTAGGGACATGGTATCTATACTCATTATGCTACTTTGATCGTTTAAAATAATGGTCGATGTAAATAGATCAAGAAATGTATCCTAAAATATTATACAAGTGTCAAAAATATTCTGTCAGTACTAATTATGTTTGAATTGGGTATAATGTATTTAGTTTACTTTTCATTTAACAATGTTGATTTCAAATTATTTcgtggaaaaaaaaattatcttaagagatattataaTTTGAGAAATGTTCTACCTCGCTCACGTTTAATTTTCATAAAGATAAGTGTCAAAATATTATGTCAGTACTTATGTTTGCATagatttcttctttttgttttataataaacctTTAATTGACattaatcttattatataaagcttagttcttcaaagttactaattaacatgattgtgacatgtgtcaataaatttttaagatggtgacatgtgttaaaaatatgatataattctcttttatttatgatttaatagagatttaaaaaaaaatctcattacaaaatagtcttttaaaaaaggaaagtttctaaaaaattactattaaataatttttataattacttttcactattaaataaaatttaaaattatttcttcaatgttatttttagtatatatattttgaatcattatatattttagaaaaggaaaattactattacatagtcttttaaaattctatattattaaaatatttgataataattttttttttaaactaaccaaaaataataattgtaaaaatgtattagaaagttaattccttttaaaaaaaattataatgtttgTTCTTAAACTCACTAAAGATagagaattataaaagataaatatcaatttttttgaaaatgttaaaaaaacgaattgtaaaatattttagaaaaaaacataaataattgaaattgtgggattttactattttgtaatgagaattttcctttttatataataagatactattcctttttaaaagcctaattaaaagaaaattgtaaaagtactcttatcatttttttataaGTAACTAACTTTCATTTCTAATAGATAATTTGTATGTTAAAAAATTATGACCAAAAATAGCTACAAATATTTCACatctatatttaggtttaagcttccacatattatttttagaaaacacaatagtatttacatgaaaatattatctgagtattttcttttaatttcttgatacaactcaactttttattatcattattacattttattataacataactttcattttgatgttgttgtttacatcatatattaaacagatatttttctattaaaaataaaatagttgcaTAAAATCATAaggaaaaactaataaaataattagttttcctttttaaaaaaaagtctaaataaaaatgtaaaggtGAAAGTAATCTTATAATTGACTAATTTTTCTAATAATtctgtgttaaaaaaatataaagcaaaaataacttaaaatatttcaCCTGATATGATTGCGAGTATGTGATGATgaacataatattaaatattatttaattaacgaAAGACGTGTAAAAGTggtattgataaaaaaaattaaaagagtaattttaagattatttatcaataactagaaataattatttgatagcaatttttttttctgaaattctaaagagaaTATAATTGTAATATGATATATGACAAATTTTCCTttcctaaaatctaaaaaaatgttaaagagtatttaaatttttatttaatttattaattgtaaataaattggagatttataaaatatttttttttcttttttaaaaatcctagcaaaataaactttttaaaacttatttaataaaacattaaattagtACATAAGAACATGTATAATATTGTCCTTGACTCGATTAGTGTATTTGACTTTGAGTTCTTTTTACTtttcattcaattttttattttaggttgTGTTGAGTTTAAACTTTTagatatagtatattttttaatcttaattgcaaaatttaaaacattgatCTTATgataatgattataaaatacaaatattaacttGAATTTATATGTGAAAAAGGgtttttaactataaaataaatttcacacAACATACGTAGAAAAaccataaaactataataaagttatttttatgtttttataaaactataacatcaaacaaaacccgttgcaacgcaacgggctcatatctagtttataataattctataatactaattacaaaattaatggattatttataaaaagaatatttaaatattttagtgtgTTTTGTCAGATTTTTATCAACGAAAtctattatatttgaaaaattaattttttatctaaaactgatttattattaatatctttatgtattttaaaaaaattcagaaatatTTAACTAATGTAGTAATCAAATATATCAtgttagttaattaattaaaattttctatgATTTTTCAACCGTTGATTAAAATAGTGatcatattttaatagagtagatatttaaaatctaaaagttaattagaatataaatttatttatatgattgtCGTCGCTCCCACAAGAACCCTACTTATATGAAGAAAATATGAGTGTATGTATACGAAGTGAAAGCGAATTGGGACCAAATGAGAACACAGTCCATGTGAAGAACAGAAGAAGTTCCATCAGCTTCTGGTTAGATATGGAACTGAAACGAAAGCG contains these protein-coding regions:
- the LOC108825540 gene encoding protein RTE1-HOMOLOG; translation: MGETTTDPEHGGIMLGFEDPMRIDPGRDRFPCCIVWTPLPFVTWLVPFIGHVGICREDGVILDFAGPNFVCVDNFAFGAVSRYIQINKAKESSLSSGSCLFSEEGGTHEKEPTWDDALRKGTQEYQHYAYNILTCNCHSFVANNLNRLAIRSGGWNVVNLAALVFLKGRWVSKTAMVKSLLPTVIIYAIGMLLGGWTFIASCCVLAFLLTGWFIMGTYCFKKLIQL
- the LOC108823347 gene encoding uncharacterized protein LOC108823347; the protein is MTSEVREKKIKTNGVWLNVAEKGDNRGPLILLLHGFPETWFSWRHQIDFLSSHCYHVVAPDLRGYADSDSPPSHESYTVSHLVADVIGLLDHYGTAQAFVAGHDWGAIIGWTLCLFRPDRVKGFISLSVPYSPRDPNLKPSDLLKSFGDGLYITQFQEPGRAEASFAKHDCSTVMKKFLLLTRTDFLVAPPDTEIIDDLEVPSTLPDWITEEEIQVYADKFQKSGFTGPLNYYRAMDLNWEILAPWQGYKIVVPTKFIAGDKDIGNEGANGTIKYVKGEMFKSIVPNLEVVVIEDGHHFIQQEKSERVSEEILSFFNKLRNTTE